From one Desmodus rotundus isolate HL8 chromosome X, HLdesRot8A.1, whole genome shotgun sequence genomic stretch:
- the LOC112317919 gene encoding SH3 domain-binding glutamic acid-rich-like protein 3 isoform X2 — MTKNFRRLGNPQKVKQRQEDVIRILDAYKINYELIDISISLKKLQQMRRKVSSPKALPPQIFNGQEYCGDFEMFHKAKENKEILKFLKME, encoded by the exons atgaccaaaaacttcaGAAGACTGGGTAATCCCCAAAAG GTGAAGCAGAGACAGGAAGACGTTATCAGAATTTTAGATGCTTACAAAATAAATTACGAATTAATAGATATTTCTATCAGTTTGAAAAAACTTCAACAAATGAGGAGGAAGGTTTCCAGCCCTAAGGCTCTACCACCTCAGATATTCAATGGCCAAGAATATTGTGGA gattttgaaatgtttcacaaggcaaaggaaaacaaagagattCTCAAGTTCCTGAAGATGGAATGA
- the LOC112317945 gene encoding TLR adapter interacting with SLC15A4 on the lysosome-like translates to MLGEAFLIELLYKEQKYTKLCKPLTCKKTSNAEKETWKKQLLGIEDNSFSPDKIENQDKIEKERLAEQINDTNKRKSMDEITVVKYKSASFTGNVSVALPIPKRENSDERQLDLYRSWSCTRICQNYPDLLIGGDHVGNMYDSGCFVEHIRDDAFNGPLLLSVDIPLGHSPTTEPVEKPPASKLLSGDEMREKSMLFYKQPLSNSMLNSYMEKKVDEVYKQFLEENLTKCLSITNLMTSNLLMNNVNQISLQISQEQNIEASKGLEAHLHSCSRNSSEFSTPNLQISNQRSREFVSHLQ, encoded by the coding sequence ATGCTTGGAGAAGCCTTCCTAATTGAACTCCTATACAAAGAacagaaatatacaaaattatgtAAACCACTCACATGTAAGAAGACCTCAAATGCTGAAAAGGAAACTTGGAAAAAACAGCTTTTAGGTATAGAAGACAATTCATTTTCCCctgataaaatagaaaatcaagaTAAGATTGAGAAAGAAAGGTTAGCAGAGCAAATTAAtgatacaaataaaagaaaatctatgGATGAGATAACTGTAGTGAAATATAAAAGCGCATCCTTTACAGGAAATGTGTCTGTTGCATTGCCCATTCCCAAGAGAGAAAACTCTGATGAAAGACAACTGGATTTATACCGATCTTGGTCATGTACAAGAATTTGCCAGAATTACCCTGACCTACTGATTGGAGGAGACCATGTGGGGAACATGTATGATTCAGGCTGCTTTGTGGAACATATACGTGATGATGCTTTTAATGGACCCCTTTTACTTTCAGTAGATATCCCATTGGGCCATTCTCCTACCACTGAGCCTGTAGAGAAACCACCTGCCTCAAAACTTTTGAGTGGGGATGAAATGCGAGAAAAAAGTATGTTGTTTTATAAGCAGCCCCTCTCTAATTCTATGCTTAACAGttatatggaaaaaaaagtgGATGAAGTCTACAAAcaatttttggaagaaaatctCACGAAGTGCCTTTCCATAACCAACCTTATGACTTCCAATTTGCTAATGAATAATGTGAATCAAATTAGCCTTCAAATCTCTCAAGAACAGAACATAGAGGCATCGAAAGGCCTGGAAGCTCACCTACATTCTTGCTCAAGAAACAGTTCTGAATTCAGCACTCCTAACCTACAAATATCGAACCAGAGAAGTAGGGAATTTGTATCACATCTACAGTAG
- the LOC112317919 gene encoding SH3 domain-binding glutamic acid-rich-like protein 3 isoform X1 produces the protein MSSIKVYYSSVSGSREVKQRQEDVIRILDAYKINYELIDISISLKKLQQMRRKVSSPKALPPQIFNGQEYCGDFEMFHKAKENKEILKFLKME, from the exons ATGAGCTCCATTAAAGTCTATTATTCCAGCGTATCAGGGTCTAGGGAG GTGAAGCAGAGACAGGAAGACGTTATCAGAATTTTAGATGCTTACAAAATAAATTACGAATTAATAGATATTTCTATCAGTTTGAAAAAACTTCAACAAATGAGGAGGAAGGTTTCCAGCCCTAAGGCTCTACCACCTCAGATATTCAATGGCCAAGAATATTGTGGA gattttgaaatgtttcacaaggcaaaggaaaacaaagagattCTCAAGTTCCTGAAGATGGAATGA